In one window of Prionailurus bengalensis isolate Pbe53 chromosome B3, Fcat_Pben_1.1_paternal_pri, whole genome shotgun sequence DNA:
- the LOC122468916 gene encoding dehydrogenase/reductase SDR family member 4 isoform X1 translates to MQQARLLLNCCAPAWESVRKASSGMARQGPLANKVALVTASTDGIGFAIARRLARDGAHVVVSSRKQQNVDRAVAALQGEGLSVVGTVCHVGKAEDRERLVATAVNLHGGIDILVSNAAVNPFFGNIMDATEEMWDKILNINVKATALMTKAVVPELEKRGGGSVVIVASIAAYTPFPGLGPYNVSKTALLGLTKNLAKELVQRNIRVNCLAPGLIKTSFSRVLWMDKEREESIKETMQITRIGKPDECAGIVSFLCSEDASYITGETVVVGGGTPSRL, encoded by the exons ATGCAGCAGGCGAGGCTGCTGCTGAACTGCTGCGCGCCGGCGTGGGAGTCTGTGCGGAAGGCCAGCTCAGGGATGGCACGCCAGGGCCCGCTCGCCAATAAGGTGGCCCTAGTAACGGCCTCCACAGACGG gATTGGCTTTGCCATCGCCAGGCGCCTGGCCCGGGACGGGGCCCACGTGGTGGTCAGCAGCCGGAAGCAGCAGAACGTAGACCGGGCAGTGGCGgcgctgcagggggaggggctgagcgTGGTGGGCACCGTGTGCCACGTGGGGAAGGCCGAGGACCGGGAGCGACTGGTAGCCACG GCTGTGAACCTCCATGGGGGCATTGACATCCTAGTCTCCAATGCTGCTGTCAACCCTTTCTTTGGAAACATAATGGATGCCACCGAGGAGATGTGGGACAAG attctgaacATTAACGTGAAGGCCACAGCCCTCATGACAAAGGCAGTGGTGCCAGAGTTGGAGAAACGAGG aggCGGCTCAGTGGTGATTGTGGCCTCCATAGCAGCCTACACCCCATTTCCT ggcctgggcccCTACAATGTTAGTAAAACAGCCTTGCTAGGCCTCACCAAGAACCTGGCCAAAGAGCTGGTCCAAAGGAACATCAGGGTGAACTGCCTGGCACCAGGACTCATCAAGACTAGCTTCAGCCGTGTG TTGTGGATGGacaaggaaagggaggagagcaTAAAAGAAACCATGCAGATAACAAG GATAGGCAAACCAGATGAGTGTGCAGGCATCGTGTCTTTCCTGTGCTCTGAAGACGCCAGCTACATCACTGGGGAAACAGTGGTAGTGGGTGGAGGGACCCCATCCCGTCTCTGA
- the LOC122468916 gene encoding dehydrogenase/reductase SDR family member 4 isoform X2 has translation MQQARLLLNCCAPAWESVRKASSGMARQGPLANKVALVTASTDGIGFAIARRLARDGAHVVVSSRKQQNVDRAVAALQGEGLSVVGTVCHVGKAEDRERLVATAVNLHGGIDILVSNAAVNPFFGNIMDATEEMWDKILNINVKATALMTKAVVPELEKRGGGSVVIVASIAAYTPFPGLGPYNVSKTALLGLTKNLAKELVQRNIRVNCLAPGLIKTSFSRVLF, from the exons ATGCAGCAGGCGAGGCTGCTGCTGAACTGCTGCGCGCCGGCGTGGGAGTCTGTGCGGAAGGCCAGCTCAGGGATGGCACGCCAGGGCCCGCTCGCCAATAAGGTGGCCCTAGTAACGGCCTCCACAGACGG gATTGGCTTTGCCATCGCCAGGCGCCTGGCCCGGGACGGGGCCCACGTGGTGGTCAGCAGCCGGAAGCAGCAGAACGTAGACCGGGCAGTGGCGgcgctgcagggggaggggctgagcgTGGTGGGCACCGTGTGCCACGTGGGGAAGGCCGAGGACCGGGAGCGACTGGTAGCCACG GCTGTGAACCTCCATGGGGGCATTGACATCCTAGTCTCCAATGCTGCTGTCAACCCTTTCTTTGGAAACATAATGGATGCCACCGAGGAGATGTGGGACAAG attctgaacATTAACGTGAAGGCCACAGCCCTCATGACAAAGGCAGTGGTGCCAGAGTTGGAGAAACGAGG aggCGGCTCAGTGGTGATTGTGGCCTCCATAGCAGCCTACACCCCATTTCCT ggcctgggcccCTACAATGTTAGTAAAACAGCCTTGCTAGGCCTCACCAAGAACCTGGCCAAAGAGCTGGTCCAAAGGAACATCAGGGTGAACTGCCTGGCACCAGGACTCATCAAGACTAGCTTCAGCCGTGTG CTGTTCTGA